In Calliopsis andreniformis isolate RMS-2024a chromosome 6, iyCalAndr_principal, whole genome shotgun sequence, a single genomic region encodes these proteins:
- the LOC143180175 gene encoding LOW QUALITY PROTEIN: uncharacterized protein LOC143180175 (The sequence of the model RefSeq protein was modified relative to this genomic sequence to represent the inferred CDS: inserted 3 bases in 2 codons), producing MLYCYTQSSREAEIMLKAIGNIVLLISIIVVNGSVKSKVSYNDLVEETMIVMRSCTMFELKNGLLLAGQYEEFLQKSILHNIPVALIAESKVNAFQLFTLSKYSFTVYKQFTFIHLLWKLHHFIVIAPSQPMLRLLLQRIKDSTWANFKGFHILIDRKTEERGCVNSYNFLWTAWEYDLLSTVFFCIDPEEGLVFYTYDPYSNNAPSIWQHAGHFKGRKGHPWILLKKKYQGNSQKCDNLVFDKTTNLNGYEILLNAISFTPHLRIDRDKPGLDKFSGDNSEIVKLLFKKLNATLNVIIYNGTAYDLGGVGLHGNMAGMLADVGSGIVDMGMNVRSLHTMWKIDHTYPHGEDGLCVITQEAGEISEFTKILSFMSPSVMTGNIAVFFIVFIVLTKCQGFSPAVLNIIRLMTAVSMRRLPEQTAFRIFFSNVLLLFLIVNALLQSHWASLLTVPVSLPNIRTSEDLKNSKYQIFGSVYYTHEINDPVLKSRFHSVGYEECKQRVLQSNRAACLGDCLHLNTRIENDNLYRSKTIQHSVHVYVTRENWPLFQRVSDMIRNAVETGLVTMWKEHNTRKMFLLLKRKQLENERRFRILETKHLTFSFYLLGIGYSCAAAVFLAETIIGRYRTDYWKKSFKLAKFKKRNNRSYKNAVFDDILFSLVKRVNHWNXEKVACAADKSDLFRIAIEKLHLSQYTISMLYSSLVVRRGRFLTDRLXFLVRHVSQAGLIDHWQARTMARYVCKWLKKTKDGGKKG from the exons ATGTTATATTGCTATACGCAGTCAAGCAGAGAAGCTGAGATAATGCTTAAAGCAATTGGAAATattgttctactgatttccataatagtcgtaaatgGATCAGTAAAAAGCAAGGTTTCATATAATGACTTGGTTGAAGAAACG ATGATTGTTATGCGATCTTGCACGATGTTCGAGTTGAAGAACGGTCTCCTGTTAGCAGGGCAATATGAAGAATTCTTGCAGAAATCGATTCTCCACAATATTCCAGTGGCTCTGATTGCAGAATCGAAAGTAAATGCCTTTCAGCTCTTCACGttgagcaaatattcgtttacaGTGTATAAACAATTCACCTTTATACATCTTCTTTGGAAACTTCACCACTTTATCGTGATCGCTCCTTCTCAACCCATGTTGAGATTGCTCCTGCAAAGAATCAAAGACTCTACTTGGGCGAATTTTAAGGGGTTCCATATCTTAATAGACAGAAAGACCGAAGAACGAGGTTGTGTGAATTCGTACAATTTCCTTTGGACTGCTTGGGAGTACGATTTACTCTCCACTGTGTTCTTTTGTATCGATCCTGAAGAAGGACTCGTCTTCTACACCTACGATCCTTACTCCAACAACGCTCCAAGCATTTGGCAACACGCTGGACATTTTAAAGGACGAAAGGGACATCCATGGATTTTGCTGAAAAAAAAATACCAAGGTA ATTCACAGAAGTGTGACAATCTAGTTTTCGATAAAACAACCAATCTGAACGGCTACGAAATTCTACTGAACGCGATCTCATTCACGCCTCACCTTCGCATAGATCGCGATAAACCAGGTCTGGACAAATTCTCTGGCGATAACAGCGAAATCGTAAAGCTACTGTTCAAAAAACTTAATGCTACGTTAAACGTAATCATTTACAATGGCACCGCTTACGATCTTGGCGGGGTTGGGTTGCATGGGAACATGGCAGGAATGTTGGCCGATGTGGGCAGTGGTATAGTGGACATGGGTATGAACGTGAGAAGCCTGCACACTATGTGGAAGATCGA TCATACGTATCCTCACGGCGAAGACGGCTTGTGTGTAATTACTCAAGAAGCAGGAGAAATATCGGAATTCACGAAGATCCTGTCGTTTATGTCACCCAGCGTGATGACGGGGAATATCGCTGTCTTCTTCATCGTCTTCATTGTACTTACCAAATGTCAAGGATTCTCACCAGCGGTCTTAAACATAATCCGTTTAATGACCGCAGTGTCTATGCGTCGACTGCCAGAGCAGACTGCCTTCAGAATCTTCTTCAGCAATGTTCTCCTTCTATTTTTAATAGTGAACGCGCTGCTGCAAAGTCACTGGGCCTCTTTGCTTACTGTGCCCGTTTCTCTGCCGAATATCAGGACCTCGGAAGACCTCAAG AACTCCAAGTACCAAATATTCGGTTCCGTCTACTACACACATGAAATCAACGATCCTGTCCTAAAATCACGTTTCCACAGTGTTGGATACGAGGAGTGCAAGCAGCGTGTCCTTCAATCGAACCGCGCTGCGTGTTTGGGTGACTGTCTTCACCTGAACACGAGGATCGAGAACGATAATCTTTATCGATCGAAGACCATACAGCACAGCGTACATGTATACGTGACTAGAGAGAACTGGCCGCTGTTTCAGAGGGTGTCTGACATGATACGAAACGCTGTGGAGACTGGATTGGTAACCATGTGGAAGGAGCACAACACAAGGAAGATGTTCCTGCTTTTGAAGAGGAAACAGCTGGAGAACGAAAGGAGATTCAGGATCTTGGAAACTAAACACTTAACGTTTAGTTTTTACTTGCTTGGAATTGGCTACTCTTGCGCAGCTGCGGTGTTTCTTGCTGAAACGATAATTGGAAGATATCGAACAGACTATTGGAAGAAAAGTTTTAAGCTTGCAAAGTTCAAAAAACGAAATAA TCGTAGCTACAAAAACGCTGTTTTCGACGATATCCTGTTCTCTCTTGTCAAGAGAGTGAATCATTGGA TGGAGAAGGTCGCCTGCGCAGCGGACAAGTCTGATTTATTTCGAATAGCAATTGAAAAGCTACACCTTTCGCAGTACACGATATCCATGCTATATTCGTCCTTGGTGGTGCGACGAGGCAGGTTTCTGACAGACAGACT TTTCCTTGTGAGGCATGTGTCGCAGGCAGGACTGATTGATCATTGGCAGGCGAGGACGATGGCTCGTTACGTGTGCAAGTGGCTGAAGAAGACCAAAGACGGTGGGAAGAAAGGATAG
- the LOC143180176 gene encoding arylsulfatase B — protein MIGPRGVQLLSLISFASLRVAANDQPHIVFILADDLGWNDVGFHGSGEIPTPNIDALAYSGLILNRYYVTPICTPSRSALMTGKHPIHTGMQHGVLKCAEPRGLPLHEKLLPEYLRELGYRTHIVGKWHLGFYTKEYTPTYRGFDSHTGFWSGHQDYFDHSAVESPYWGLDMRRGLDPAWDLHGQYSTDIFTNEAVKLIENHNATRPMFLYLAHAAVHSGNPYNPLPAPDQDVAKFNLINNYNRRRFAGMLSKLDESVGHVVEALHKKGMLKNSIIVFSTDNGGPPAGFNLNAASNWPLRGTKNTLWEGGIRGAGLIWSPRLVRPGRVARQLFHISDWLPTLLAAAGGDASNLTIDGFNLWQALSEDIKSLRKSVLHNIDDIFGVSAIMNGDWKFMKGTTYNGQWDNWYGPSGREWVYDVGGVIGSAVGRALANIGLAPSSDTVRRLREEATIKCSPKIDSLPPCQPLEEACLFNVRQDPCEYNNLMKEFPTIANMLKEELERLNATAVQPGNRPWDSRANPKFWDHTWTNFGDYLNTLQINVS, from the exons ATGATAGGACCACGAGGAGTGCAGTTGCTGTCACTGATTAGCTTTGCCAGTTTACGCGTGGCTGCGAACGATCAACCACACATCGTTTTTATCCTAGCTGATGACTTG GGATGGAACGACGTGGGATTTCACGGTTCTGGGGAAATCCCGACGCCCAACATCGATGCTCTGGCCTACTCTGGCCTCATCTTGAATCGGTATTATGTCACTCCGATTTGCACACCGTCCAGGAGTGCTCTGATGACAGGCAAACATCCTATTCACACAGGAATGCAACACGGG GTTCTAAAATGTGCTGAACCCCGAGGACTACCTCTTCACGAGAAACTTCTGCCCGAATATCTTCGAGAGCTCGGTTACAGAACTCACATCGTCGGCAAATGGCATCTAGGcttctatacgaaggaatacACGCCCACTTACAGAGGATTCGATTCGCATACAGGATTCTGGAGCGGTCATCAGGATTATTTCGATCATAGCGCCGTTGAGAGT CCTTATTGGGGCCTGGACATGAGACGAGGTCTCGACCCAGCCTGGGACCTGCATGGCCAGTACTCCACCGATATTTTTACCAACGAAGCGGTAAAACTGATAGAAAATCACAATGCTACGCGCCCTATGTTTCTTTACCTCGCCCACGCGGCTGTGCACTCAGGAAATCCTTATAATCCTCTTCCAGCGCCAGATCAGGATGTCGCCAAGTTTAAtcttatcaacaattataatcgaaGGCGCTTCGCTG gTATGCTAAGTAAGCTAGACGAGTCAGTTGGTCACGTAGTCGAAGCTCTTCACAAGAAAGGGATGCTGAAGAATAGTATAATAGTCTTTTCCACAGACAACGGTGGTCCACCAGCCGGTTTCAACTTGAACGCCGCTTCCAATTGGCCACTGAGGGGTACAAAGAACACCCTTTGGGAAG GTGGTATCAGGGGAGCAGGGTTGATCTGGTCTCCAAGACTAGTTCGCCCTGGAAGGGTCGCTAGACAATTGTTCCACATCAGCGACTGGTTGCCGACACTCTTAGCTGCTGCTGGCGGTGATGCTTCCAATTTGACTATCGATGGTTTCAATCTGTGGCAAGCTTTAAGCGAGGACATCAAATCCTTGCGAAAAAGTGTTCTTCATAATATAGACGACATATTTGGTGTCTCTGCCATCATGAATGGCGATTGGAAGTTCATGAAGG GGACTACCTATAATGGGCAATGGGATAACTGGTACGGCCCATCAGGAAGAGAATGGGTCTACGATGTGGGAGGCGTGATCGGCAGTGCTGTTGGTCGAGCATTAGCTAACATCGGCTTAGCTCCGTCTTCAGATACTGTTCGAAGGCTTCGAGAAGAGGCCACGATCAAATGTTCACCGAAGATTGACAGTTTACCTCCATGCCAGCCTCTCGAGGAAGCTTGTCTCTTCAACGTCCGTCAGGATCCTTGCGAGTACAACAATCTTATGAAGGA gtTCCCCACAATCGCCAACATGTTGAAAGAGGAGTTAGAAAGATTGAATGCCACGGCGGTGCAACCTGGAAACCGACCCTGGGACAGTCGAGCGAATCCTAAGTTCTGGGATCACACGTGGACTAATTTCGGAGACTACTTGAACACGTTACAGATTAACGTCAGCTGA